From a single Cydia amplana chromosome 10, ilCydAmpl1.1, whole genome shotgun sequence genomic region:
- the LOC134651401 gene encoding uncharacterized protein LOC134651401, translating to MDKNKKPSGAFKRKQRQEREDSKQKLPKIDKFFSQPSASTSGQNISIDSDSNNVVTAVLVEKPTEENSTIIAVGDTSAADHVNVDDVCMTHIRAEGLEEPQTSTFFENVYDKSSYDLGNFTNKILSDNEKRQIIDMGPLQPSGPFPTDINQNNRCFSKSYYVSCSKYGPVNRFWLCYSKILDAAYCQPCWLFASQRNNVWCTGIRDWKHLSERIKQHSCSSGHSEACAVYEFWKKNDTNTIDKELENEIRKEASFWRMVLQRLFDIILTLAKGSLALRGHQEDLSQEGYHGNFLSVVELVARYDHILRQVLDMPKGNNNYF from the coding sequence ATGGATAAAAATAAGAAACCCAGTGGTGCATTTAAACGCAAACAACGCCAAGAAAGAGAAGATAGTAAACAAAAATTGCCCAAAATTGACAAGTTTTTTAGTCAGCCTTCTGCAAGTACATCTGGCCAAAATATTTCTATTGATAGTGACTCAAATAATGTGGTAACTGCAGTGTTGGTTGAGAAGCCTACTGAAGAAAATTCGACAATTATTGCAGTTGGAGATACCTCCGCCGCCGATCATGTGAACGTGGATGATGTTTGCATGACACACATAAGAGCGGAGGGTTTGGAGGAACCACAGACCTCTACATTTTTCGAAAATGTGTACGACAAATCTTCTTATGACTTGGGAAACTTCACGAACAAAATATTAAGTGATAACGAAAAACGTCAAATTATTGATATGGGGCCTTTACAGCCTTCAGGACCTTTTCCAACAGACATCAACCAGAACAATAGGTGTTTTTCAAAATCGTACTACGTTTCATGTTCTAAATATGGGCCAGTTAATCGTTTTTGGTTGTGTTATTCCAAAATACTAGACGCTGCCTATTGTCAACCCTGCTGGTTATTTGCTTCACAAAGGAATAATGTTTGGTGTACGGGAATTCGAGATTGGAAGCATTTATCAGAAAGAATTAAACAACACAGTTGTTCGAGTGGCCATTCAGAAGCATGTGCTGTGTAtgaattttggaaaaaaaatgatactaaTACTATCGACAAGGAACTTGAAAATGAAATTCGCAAAGAAGCATCATTTTGGAGAATGGTTCTTCAAAGGTTATTCGATATCATACTTACCCTAGCAAAGGGTTCTTTGGCTTTGAGAGGACATCAAGAAGACTTAAGTCAGGAAGGATACCACGGAAATTTTCTATCCGTTGTAGAGCTTGTCGCCCGATATGATCACATTTTGCGGCAAGTATTGGATATGCCCaaaggtaataataattatttctaa